The following proteins come from a genomic window of Synechococcus sp. NB0720_010:
- a CDS encoding glycosyltransferase family 4 protein — protein MLTRLSNGGAELQAKHQINALAELGHQVTVITLDKSDEVVKAKIRVLSVASFKNPLYIVESLYWIWKSRCDYVYTFFRQSDVAGFLSKYILFKKWIMAERSSRQCYKDSKLDKLRSWIGLSADIIICNSNAGHEYWVENGKDSGKVKILSNCYPNEIEPRRGVDGDDKGRKQISRQRLLYIGRCENEKNIWLLLLCMMESFLRNVDLVIIGTGSELRKLKDYVQEKGVANVKILGHMSSEEIRQELGAGDVLVSLSRYEGMSNSVAEAIIRRMPLILSDIEGHREITGNKLQYVDCAASIQECSWQIRKIYDGAKDGSQYRMGLNEIRSGLLSRGSLNNHKESLGRILQDVQAWDSQ, from the coding sequence ATGTTGACCAGGCTCTCGAACGGTGGGGCTGAGTTGCAGGCAAAACACCAGATTAACGCTCTAGCTGAGCTTGGGCATCAGGTAACTGTAATAACGCTTGACAAAAGCGATGAGGTGGTCAAGGCCAAGATCCGTGTCTTGTCAGTAGCGTCATTTAAGAATCCGTTATACATAGTAGAGTCACTATACTGGATATGGAAGTCAAGGTGCGACTATGTATATACGTTCTTTCGACAGTCGGATGTAGCTGGATTTTTAAGCAAATATATTTTGTTTAAGAAATGGATAATGGCAGAGAGGAGCTCAAGGCAATGCTATAAGGACTCCAAGCTTGATAAGCTAAGGAGCTGGATTGGATTGAGTGCAGACATAATAATCTGCAACTCCAATGCAGGTCATGAGTATTGGGTTGAAAATGGCAAGGACTCGGGGAAGGTAAAGATACTAAGTAACTGCTACCCAAACGAGATCGAGCCGAGGAGAGGCGTGGACGGTGATGATAAAGGTAGGAAACAGATTTCACGGCAGAGATTACTGTACATAGGCAGGTGTGAAAATGAGAAGAATATTTGGCTGCTGCTTTTATGCATGATGGAAAGCTTCCTTAGAAATGTTGATCTGGTGATAATTGGAACGGGCAGTGAGCTAAGGAAGCTGAAAGACTATGTGCAGGAAAAGGGCGTCGCGAACGTAAAAATACTTGGGCACATGAGTAGTGAGGAAATCAGGCAAGAGCTGGGCGCAGGAGATGTGCTGGTTAGCCTTAGCAGGTACGAAGGGATGTCGAATTCGGTGGCAGAGGCAATCATCAGACGAATGCCACTGATACTATCGGATATAGAAGGGCACCGAGAAATTACAGGTAATAAGCTGCAATACGTAGATTGTGCGGCTTCAATACAAGAATGCAGCTGGCAGATTAGAAAGATATATGACGGTGCAAAAGATGGCTCTCAGTACAGAATGGGGCTCAACGAGATTAGATCGGGCCTGCTAAGTAGAGGAAGCTTGAATAATCACAAAGAGAGCTTGGGTAGAATCCTACAAGACGTACAAGCATGGGATAGTCAGTAG